One region of Jatrophihabitans sp. genomic DNA includes:
- a CDS encoding DHA2 family efflux MFS transporter permease subunit, whose amino-acid sequence MSAESMVGRAQVGHPAGAPARGWTLGVVCVTTFMLLLDVTVVNVGLPNIRESLDASFAEQQWVIAAYTLTMAAFLLTSGSLADQLGRKRIFTNGLVLFTLSSLVAGLAVNPLMLELARGAQGFGAAMLFAVGLALIAQEYHGARDRGMAFGIWGSVGGLAFAFGPLVGGFLTNSLSWRWIFLVNVPIGAVVLIAALARLRESRDPRVRSIDWAGMSLFGVALALLLFAFMAGNSMDWDCPPVLFAFGFGGAALAAFVAVQHAKGDAAMLDLSLFKNRSFNGVAWGTLLCNAASLATIFLLISYMQNVLGYSAWDTGLRFMPLTLTLFVVAVLTGRLGSRFPPGMLLGIAISLIAVGLGLVTLVSTDSEWTALLPALIVTGAGMGMFNPPRAAVTIGVVGPARAGMASGMGQTFQQVGVALGVSAFGALFERCVVLDFTQSAVGKQLGDQADSVGHAFASGDDLPGGISPALLDSVTAAGNAAFVRSLTEVVMFCALLAAVGAVLVFSLIRNRDLHESALGAGVPRSTDAGLAAGPHAAHVHPQAHVHSPAHVQPQPQAHVHPQAHVHPQAPTQPQSQPQAHAQPQAEAADHRHTERAGPPTR is encoded by the coding sequence GGGCGTCGTGTGCGTCACGACGTTCATGCTGTTGCTGGACGTCACCGTGGTCAACGTCGGGCTTCCCAACATCCGCGAGTCCCTGGATGCGAGCTTCGCCGAGCAGCAATGGGTGATCGCGGCCTACACGCTCACCATGGCCGCCTTCCTGCTCACCAGCGGCTCGCTGGCCGATCAGCTCGGCCGCAAGCGGATCTTCACCAACGGGCTGGTGCTGTTCACGCTCTCATCGTTGGTCGCAGGCCTGGCCGTCAATCCCCTGATGCTCGAACTGGCGCGCGGCGCCCAGGGATTCGGCGCAGCCATGTTGTTCGCCGTCGGGCTGGCGCTGATCGCTCAGGAGTACCACGGAGCCCGCGACCGTGGCATGGCGTTCGGGATCTGGGGCAGCGTCGGTGGCCTCGCCTTCGCGTTCGGCCCCTTGGTCGGCGGCTTCCTCACCAACTCGCTGAGCTGGCGGTGGATCTTCCTGGTCAACGTGCCGATCGGGGCAGTCGTGCTTATCGCTGCCCTGGCACGCCTGCGAGAGTCGCGCGACCCGCGCGTCCGCAGCATCGACTGGGCCGGGATGTCCCTGTTCGGAGTGGCCCTCGCGCTGCTGCTCTTCGCATTCATGGCAGGCAACTCGATGGACTGGGACTGCCCGCCGGTCCTGTTCGCCTTCGGATTCGGCGGGGCGGCCCTGGCCGCGTTCGTGGCCGTGCAACACGCCAAGGGCGACGCGGCGATGCTGGACCTGTCACTGTTCAAGAACCGGTCGTTCAACGGCGTGGCGTGGGGGACCCTGCTGTGCAACGCGGCCAGCCTGGCGACCATCTTCCTGCTGATCTCCTACATGCAGAACGTTCTCGGCTACTCGGCCTGGGACACCGGCCTTCGGTTCATGCCCCTGACCCTGACGCTGTTCGTCGTCGCGGTCCTCACCGGCCGGCTCGGCAGCCGATTCCCCCCGGGAATGCTCCTCGGGATCGCCATCTCGCTGATCGCCGTCGGTCTGGGCCTGGTCACCCTGGTCAGCACGGACAGCGAGTGGACCGCGCTGCTGCCCGCCCTGATCGTCACCGGCGCCGGAATGGGCATGTTCAACCCGCCTCGCGCGGCGGTGACCATCGGCGTGGTCGGCCCGGCCCGAGCGGGCATGGCCTCAGGAATGGGCCAGACGTTCCAGCAGGTCGGCGTGGCTCTGGGTGTGTCCGCTTTCGGCGCGCTGTTCGAGCGTTGTGTGGTGCTCGACTTCACGCAGTCGGCGGTCGGCAAGCAGCTCGGCGATCAGGCCGACTCGGTGGGCCATGCCTTCGCCTCTGGAGACGACCTGCCGGGTGGCATCTCTCCTGCCCTGCTCGACTCGGTCACGGCGGCAGGAAACGCCGCGTTCGTCCGCAGCCTGACCGAGGTGGTCATGTTCTGCGCGCTCCTGGCGGCCGTTGGCGCGGTGCTCGTGTTCAGCCTGATCAGGAATCGCGACCTGCACGAGAGCGCACTCGGCGCCGGTGTGCCCAGAAGCACCGACGCCGGGCTCGCCGCTGGTCCGCACGCTGCGCATGTCCACCCTCAGGCGCACGTCCACTCTCCGGCGCACGTCCAGCCCCAGCCTCAGGCCCATGTCCACCCTCAGGCGCACGTCCACCCTCAGGCGCCTACTCAGCCCCAGTCGCAGCCGCAGGCGCACGCCCAGCCCCAGGCCGAAGCGGCTGACCACCGGCACACCGAGAGGGCAGGCCCGCCGACTCGGTGA
- a CDS encoding FAD-dependent oxidoreductase encodes MTRVVVVGAGIVGAACAFYGARAGLEVTVLERGAVAAGTTGAGEGNLLLSDKQAGPELDLALRSSTLWDELGAELGEEAFELERKGGVVVAASAEGLASLRAFAAVQRDLGVASEPLDQAQLHEAEPHLSPALAGGAFYPGDMQVQPALAAASLLAAARGHGAVLRTGVEVIGGVLADGRLSGVRTSAGVTPADFVVNASGTWGGQVSARLGAAVPILPRRGFILVTEPLPRVVRHKVYSADYVANVASDNPGLEMSPVIEGTRSGPVLIGASRERVGFDKRISLPVVRQLAALAITLFPVLADVQLLRVYAGLRPYCPDHLPVIGADPRVPGLLHACGHEGAGIGLAPATGELITDLITGRATRVDPRPFGPERLIGQLA; translated from the coding sequence ATGACTCGGGTGGTCGTCGTCGGCGCCGGCATCGTGGGCGCCGCGTGCGCCTTCTACGGCGCTCGCGCGGGCTTGGAAGTCACCGTCCTGGAGCGCGGGGCCGTCGCCGCCGGTACGACAGGCGCCGGAGAAGGCAACCTGTTGCTGTCGGACAAGCAGGCCGGTCCAGAGCTCGACCTGGCATTGCGGTCATCGACGCTGTGGGACGAACTCGGCGCGGAACTGGGCGAGGAGGCTTTCGAGCTCGAGCGCAAAGGGGGCGTGGTAGTCGCCGCCAGCGCTGAGGGGCTCGCCTCGCTGCGGGCGTTCGCAGCCGTTCAGCGCGACCTCGGGGTGGCCAGCGAGCCGCTGGACCAAGCTCAGCTCCACGAGGCCGAACCGCACCTGTCCCCCGCCTTGGCCGGCGGCGCCTTCTATCCGGGCGACATGCAGGTTCAGCCCGCGCTGGCCGCCGCGAGCCTGCTCGCCGCGGCCCGGGGCCACGGCGCGGTCCTGCGCACCGGTGTCGAGGTCATCGGCGGCGTGCTGGCCGACGGGCGGCTGAGCGGGGTGCGCACCAGCGCTGGAGTGACGCCCGCGGATTTCGTGGTCAACGCCTCCGGAACCTGGGGTGGGCAGGTATCGGCCCGGCTGGGCGCCGCGGTGCCGATCCTGCCGCGGCGCGGCTTCATCCTGGTCACCGAGCCGCTGCCACGGGTCGTGCGGCACAAGGTGTACTCGGCCGACTACGTGGCCAACGTCGCCTCGGACAACCCCGGCCTGGAGATGTCGCCCGTCATCGAGGGGACCCGGTCGGGGCCGGTGCTGATCGGCGCCAGCCGCGAACGGGTGGGATTCGACAAGAGGATCTCCCTTCCGGTGGTGCGGCAGCTCGCGGCGCTGGCCATCACCCTGTTTCCGGTGCTGGCCGACGTCCAGCTGCTGCGCGTGTACGCCGGGCTGCGTCCCTACTGCCCCGATCACCTTCCCGTCATCGGCGCCGATCCGCGGGTCCCAGGACTGCTGCACGCCTGCGGGCACGAGGGCGCCGGCATCGGCCTGGCCCCTGCCACCGGAGAGCTGATCACCGACCTGATCACCGGGCGGGCGACGCGTGTGGACCCCCGGCCCTTCGGCCCGGAGCGCCTGATCGGACAGCTGGCATGA
- a CDS encoding (2Fe-2S)-binding protein has protein sequence MTGFTFDDREIDFTEGQTVGAALINAGIYSWRVTRRRATRRGLFCGIGVCYDCLISVNGAANQRACQVRATPGMTVSTQTGTGHDDLAC, from the coding sequence ATGACCGGATTCACCTTTGACGACCGGGAGATCGACTTCACCGAGGGCCAGACCGTGGGCGCCGCGCTGATCAACGCCGGCATCTACAGCTGGCGGGTGACGCGCCGGCGCGCGACCCGCCGGGGCCTGTTCTGCGGCATCGGCGTCTGCTACGACTGCCTGATCAGCGTCAACGGCGCGGCGAACCAGCGCGCATGCCAGGTCAGGGCCACCCCCGGCATGACGGTCAGCACCCAGACCGGGACAGGCCACGATGACCTCGCCTGCTGA